The segment tttatccatcttaaattcaggctgtaacccaacagaatgtgtaaaaagtcaaaggggtgtgaatactttctgaaggcactgtaagtgtaATAGGCTGCATTGACACAGGCAGCCCTATTCTGATCTATTTCCCAGTAATTTGTCTTTTgcccaatcacatcagatctttttcaaagatctgattggtcaaaagacataTTAGTGGAAAAAAACAGATTTTAGCTGCctatgtaaacacagccttagtgacaCACAACGCAAGCAAAAGGGTTGCTTGCATTTTGCAGACTATGTGGGTAACTTACCAGGCACTGTATCAACTGGATGTTGTGTCTCAAATGATATTTTCTCATGATCAAATGTTTCTTCGTCTGTATTGTTTTGATTGTAGGTCTCTTCTTCAGTCGAGAAATAGAAGACGAGAAGTAAGGGAAATCAATGCAACAGCAGAGTTGAAACTAACACGTCAACTCATTTCAGGGCTAATCCTAATGCATGAAACTTGAGGTAAATACATAAATTTGAAGTTAGGATTCGGCCCTCCATGAATCAACTGTGTTGAAATGTAATTGACCCATTGTCCAAAAGCCTATTTTAGCATGTgcagcgccattgaggactttcaccattttgaagtagtcaactggctAGGACTTgctatgggttaaggaaggatcacagTAGGTCAGTAGGAGAGTTCAGCCAATGAATATTACTCctgagcaaacattccataactgcaggtggcagtacATCTATCTGTTCAAACTTTACACACTCCATCAAAGTAGGTAGTGGTATGCACCTTTTCAGTTTATTTTTGTACTGCGAATACACTCAGAAGAAGAAGAAATTAACTACTTTAAAATAGGGAcagccctcaatggcgctgcccatgctcagAAAAATGACTTGGTGAGTATGGAATATTGTGTAAAATCCAAGCCTCTGGTTAAGGATTTCTGATTTCTGGTCCCAATTTTAGCCTGGAGGGGACTGTATGATTGGATGTAGGAGTAGCTGACCTTTCCGAATAGCAGACCTTCCGAGGGATCTCAGAAGATCCCATAGCCAGGCCAGGTTTAGGTTTGGAGCTGTAACAGCTGTCTCGGGGGCAGTTGAAGGCAGGCCTGGAAAAAGGAGGATGGAAGGGAGTGGAGTAAAAAATGTATATCGGTAAACGATAATAAAAAAAGGCATCTGCTGGAGAAGGTGTACATTCTGAATGATGGAGCCCATACCTGCCTGAAAGGTGCTTGCTTGCACTTCCACCTCACACAAAGTCAAGTACTTTTCTTTTCCTGGGAGGAGAATGTTGACATAGCGCCCCGATATACCACCGCACGGAAATGTCCTGCTTTGCCCAGCAGGGATGTATGGAATCCTGGCACACCTACAGGCATAGGAATCTTGAGCATTGTTATATGTTATAAGAGGATTACAGGACAAACAGTATTTGCTCAAAATAATGGATCAGGGACGAGTTTCCTGAaagcttaaaggggcaatctgcagttgctacatccattttgggatgtataaatcaatgatatgtacccaatgattcttgaagaacataacttagaaatgcctcatgagcttagttcaactgtcatagcCCATCAGAACCAAAAATATAATCTTGTTTTATCCAATGTTcttaaacaaagtaaatgtaaacaaactatatagcctcaaaacatggttccaactataattttgatatcatagcTGGTCAGTCATTGTATccatagctacagttgaagtcagaagattacatacaccttagccaaatacatttaaactcagttttccaccattcctgacatttaatccttgtaaaaattccctgtcttaggtcaattaggatcaccactttatttgagaatgtgaaatgtcaaaataatactagagagaattatttattccagcttttatttctttcatcacattcccagtgggtcagaagtttacgtacactcaattagtatttggtagcattgcctttaaattgtttaacttgggtcaaatgtttcgggtatccttccacaagcttcccacaatatgttggctgaatcttggcccattcctcttgacagagctggtgtaaccgagtcaggtttgtagcacTCCTTGCTCGCACTCCTTGCTCGCACTCCTTGCTCGCACTCCTTGCTCGCACTCCTTGCTCGCACTCCTTGCTCGCACTCCTTGCTCGCACTCCTTGCTCGCACTCCTTGCTCGCACTCCTTGCTCGCACTCCTTGCTCGCACTCCTTGCTCGCACTCCTTGCTCGCACTCCTTGCTCGCACTCCTTGCTCGCACTCCTTGCTCGCACTCCTTGCTCGCACTCCTTGCTCGCACTCCTTGCTCGCACTCCTTGCTCGCACTCCTTGCTCGCACTCCTTGCTCGCACTCCTTGCTCGCACTCCTTGCTCGCACTCCTTGCTCGCACTCCTTGCTCGCACTCCTTGCTCGCACTCCTTGCTCGCACTGATTTCTTtgaattttcccatgatgtcaagcaaagaggcactgagtttgaaggtaggccttgaaatacatccacaggtacacctccaattgactcaaatgatgtcaattagcctatcagaagcttctaaagccaagacaccattttctggaattttccaagctatttaaaggcacagtcaacttagtgtatgtaaacttctgacccactgggattgtgatagtgaaataatctgtctgtaaacaattgttggaaaaatgacttgtgtcatgcacaaagtagatgtcctaaccgacttgccaaaactatagtttgttaacaagaaatttgtggagtggttaaaaaatgagttttaatgactccaaccgaagtgtatgtaaactgcccCTTTAAGTCTGATTAAATCCTCATAGCTGATGAGTTATGGAGATGGCTGGGTTGTTTAAGGGAGAGTTGTGTTGTCGGGATGACACATagtgggttttaggctgggtttctgtacagcacttcgagatattagctgatgtacgaagggctatataaaataaaattgattgattgattgattgtgtagCCAGCCAGAAGTTGTGTTACAAAGATAACTCACAGTGGGTTGCTATTGCCGTTGTTGAACAGTGAGTCCCCAACGTGGATCTCTGCTCCACTGATCCTGTCTGAGCAGCAGTCCCCTCTGTTGGTAATGGTGACGTAGGTGACGTTGTGGGTCTTGCTCAGGTCCACCCGCCACCAGGGGTCGACCTCTGCTTTTGTGTGGCTGCAGGACCCCTTCAGATACTGGTTGGTCCAGTTCAAGTCAATGGCATTGTTGGCATCTCCAAACTTGTCCCACTGCGACGACTGACTGGCTATCCCGCCAGTGGCTGCATTCTCTTCACAGAACAAACCAGATTAAAATCATGGGTTTACAAATGGTTCATTGTCAGTTCAAGATGCAGTACATAGCTGTACTAATCAGTGATCTCAATGAAACATTTTCTAAAACAGTGTTGCATTCTCTATAATACAACAAAAGTAAAAATGTTGTATATTGTGTTACCATATCGAGTCTTATGGTCTGGGCATAGAATGTCTTGCCCTCTCTTCATATCTTGCACGCTCCTGTCTACAGGAAACATTACAGTACATAAGGGTTTGAGTCACAGGCTTTTGACCCACACTGTTAAGAGACAGTTAGCCATGGCTTCAAGTCATCTAATAGCTACCATGTAGGCAagtgtaaaaggtagttgttgtgaaattgttagattacttgttagatattactgcatggtcggaactagaagcacaagcatttcgctacactcgcaataacatctgctaacgatgtgtatgtgaccgataaaatgtgatttgatgtccAACAATAACACATCAGAGATATTATAAATAAAACCCTGTACATACCAGAGGAAAGATGTTCGTCCACATCTGTAAAAGGACCAAGACATTTGTTGTAATTTAGAGGAATAGGTCAAGTTTGACCAGATGTCATGATTTTGTCACCCTAACAAGCTTATAAACTTAGATGAAGTGATCATATATTGCCCCTTCCGTTAATAGATGACAATACCATATAATGTCTGCTCCTCACCTGGACGGCTGCCCACATTCACCTCCACCTCACACAGTGACAGGTGTTTATTGCAGCCCGGCAAGAAAACGTTCACATAGCGACCCTCGATCCCACTGCACTGAAAGGTCATGACCTCCCACGCGGGATATGAGGAGATCACAGCGCACCTAAAGAAGGAAATCGAACGAAAACACATTGTATAAACAGGCTTTTGATCTCAAATCTTAAACATCAAATGCGCTCTGTGTTATATTTGCTAATGAGGCTCCTCACAATGGATTGCTGTTGCCATTATTCTGCAGGGAGTTTCCAATGTGGATCTCAGCACCATCGATCATCTCTGGATCAACGTCTTCAATGTTGGTGACTGTTATGGAGGTGACGTTGTAAGGTCGCTGCAAGTCCACCCTCCACCATGGGTTGACTTGGGACTTGGTGCGGCTGCATGATTTGTCTTTGTACATGGAGAGGCGTATTCCATCTACGGCATTGTTAGAGCCCCCCATGTAGGAGTACTGGGAGGATTGGCGAGTAGTTTTCTTTAAGGCAACATTGTCTTTAGGGAAATAGAAGGTTTACACTTACCAATGCAGTACAACGATCCATTAATTTATATAACATACTTATGTGGTATAGATCTGGGTTTACCTGTAACAGGAACAATTAAGTTGAGTTCTGAAGCTTGAGTTGGTCCCATTTCTTCTTATAAGACACAATGAAACATACATGAGATGAACAGTGAAGTTATAATGTACAGGTCTTATCAACCATTTATAGCTAATAAAAAAGGAAAACTACCACACAAATGGATCACCATCAAAATATTTATCTCAATATGTGTATGATCACTCTGTTAGGTTCTTTTCTTCCAGGTTTTGATGCGTACTAATAGGAGCAGGATGAGCATTCACCTCCACCTCACACAGAGTTAGATATTGCATGTATCCTCTGAGGAACACATTGACGTATTGCCCCTGCATCCCGTGGCATTGAAATGTGGTGGAGCCCCCTGCGGGAATGGAGGATATCAACGCACACCTGGATGGAACAGTAAGACGTATTAGGAGGTGGATTCCTCGTATCCTCTATCCTCGCCTCCTTTTTAAAACCCAGGTGTGGAATATGTACCGAAcagttatacttgagtaaaagtaaatatactGCAGTAAAAAAGGTAGAAGTAAAAGGgagagtcacccagtaaaattatctttacaagtgtgtgaattggaccattttgctgtcctgcctgagtacttttgggtgtcagggaaaatgtatgggagtgAAAAGTAAACATAAAATAGGAATCTAGTGgagtaaaaattgtcaaaggcaTTTTTACTAAAGCTACTTTACACAACtgtcaaaacccattggataaaATAAGTCCTAGTGGAGGCACTTTGAACCTTCTCAATACTATTGAGAAGCAGGTGAAGAGATAGCATGTGAGGAATAACAGAATTGTGACATAGCAGACACCTGGGCTATCAGCCTGGGCATACAACATCATTTTCTTCAAATGCTCAAATGCAGGATGATGGGTAGTGCCATACCTGTGGTTACTATTGCCATCGTTCTCCAGGGAATTTCCAATGCGGATCTCAGC is part of the Salvelinus fontinalis isolate EN_2023a chromosome 6, ASM2944872v1, whole genome shotgun sequence genome and harbors:
- the LOC129857690 gene encoding uncharacterized protein LOC129857690 isoform X1: MKEVIILSLLGILGMGRCSKDELVNVALRGKAAQSSTIYGGPAKRAIDGIWNPTYEDHSCSHTLGETNPWWRVDLLETYQVTSVTITNRDTLAERINGAEIRIGNSLENDGNSNHRCALISSIPAGGSTTFQCHGMQGQYVNVFLRGYMQYLTLCEVEVNAHPAPIKMGPTQASELNLIVPVTDNVALKKTTRQSSQYSYMGGSNNAVDGIRLSMYKDKSCSRTKSQVNPWWRVDLQRPYNVTSITVTNIEDVDPEMIDGAEIHIGNSLQNNGNSNPLCAVISSYPAWEVMTFQCSGIEGRYVNVFLPGCNKHLSLCEVEVNVGSRPDVDEHLSSDRSVQDMKRGQDILCPDHKTRYENAATGGIASQSSQWDKFGDANNAIDLNWTNQYLKGSCSHTKAEVDPWWRVDLSKTHNVTYVTITNRGDCCSDRISGAEIHVGDSLFNNGNSNPLCARIPYIPAGQSRTFPCGGISGRYVNILLPGKEKYLTLCEVEVQASTFQAGLPSTAPETAVTAPNLNLAWLWDLLRSLGRSAIRKEETYNQNNTDEETFDHEKISFETQHPVDTVPENLASGGIAVHSSQYDSHGAASNAIDRKRNPLYHAGSCSHTEAETNPWWRVDLLDIYQVTFVTITNRGDCCLHRINGAEIRIGNSLENNGTTNPLCAVISEMGEGQPMDIPCNMEGHYVTIVLPGREKYLALCEVEVYGGK
- the LOC129857690 gene encoding uncharacterized protein LOC129857690 isoform X2 encodes the protein MKEVIILSLLGILGMGRCSKDELVNVALRGKAAQSSTIYGGPAKRAIDGIWNPTYEDHSCSHTLGETNPWWRVDLLETYQVTSVTITNRDTLAERINGAEIRIGNSLENDGNSNHRCALISSIPAGGSTTFQCHGMQGQYVNVFLRGYMQYLTLCEVEVNAHPAPIKMGPTQASELNLIVPVTDNVALKKTTRQSSQYSYMGGSNNAVDGIRLSMYKDKSCSRTKSQVNPWWRVDLQRPYNVTSITVTNIEDVDPEMIDGAEIHIGNSLQNNGNSNPLCAVISSYPAWEVMTFQCSGIEGRYVNVFLPGCNKHLSLCEVEVNVGSRPDVDEHLSSDRSVQDMKRGQDILCPDHKTRYENAATGGIASQSSQWDKFGDANNAIDLNWTNQYLKGSCSHTKAEVDPWWRVDLSKTHNVTYVTITNRGDCCSDRISGAEIHVGDSLFNNGNSNPLCARIPYIPAGQSRTFPCGGISGRYVNILLPGKEKYLTLCEVEVQASTFQAGLPSTAPETAVTAPNLNLAWLWDLLRSLGRSAIRKETYNQNNTDEETFDHEKISFETQHPVDTVPENLASGGIAVHSSQYDSHGAASNAIDRKRNPLYHAGSCSHTEAETNPWWRVDLLDIYQVTFVTITNRGDCCLHRINGAEIRIGNSLENNGTTNPLCAVISEMGEGQPMDIPCNMEGHYVTIVLPGREKYLALCEVEVYGGK
- the LOC129857690 gene encoding uncharacterized protein LOC129857690 isoform X3, whose translation is MGPTQASELNLIVPVTDNVALKKTTRQSSQYSYMGGSNNAVDGIRLSMYKDKSCSRTKSQVNPWWRVDLQRPYNVTSITVTNIEDVDPEMIDGAEIHIGNSLQNNGNSNPLCAVISSYPAWEVMTFQCSGIEGRYVNVFLPGCNKHLSLCEVEVNVGSRPDVDEHLSSDRSVQDMKRGQDILCPDHKTRYENAATGGIASQSSQWDKFGDANNAIDLNWTNQYLKGSCSHTKAEVDPWWRVDLSKTHNVTYVTITNRGDCCSDRISGAEIHVGDSLFNNGNSNPLCARIPYIPAGQSRTFPCGGISGRYVNILLPGKEKYLTLCEVEVQASTFQAGLPSTAPETAVTAPNLNLAWLWDLLRSLGRSAIRKEETYNQNNTDEETFDHEKISFETQHPVDTVPENLASGGIAVHSSQYDSHGAASNAIDRKRNPLYHAGSCSHTEAETNPWWRVDLLDIYQVTFVTITNRGDCCLHRINGAEIRIGNSLENNGTTNPLCAVISEMGEGQPMDIPCNMEGHYVTIVLPGREKYLALCEVEVYGGK